The nucleotide window TACTCTACTACAATTTGATATATCAATGGTTTGTCATATTCCAGAAAAGAGTATATTTGCAATTCAGTTTATGATTTCTTACTTTTCCAGAAACCACTTCTGACAACCCCATAATACTGTGTCAAACTGATGCACTGCGTAGGTAGTAGGCCCTCGGAAAGGTGGAGAGAGCATGAGTAAATATAAAACATCCTTATAAAAATCTTAAAACAAGATTTTAAAAGAATGCTGGTAGGCGTTTGGGGTGAAGCCATAAAAGAATAAAAGCAGCCTTTCCTCTCCCGTATGTTATTTGTCTTCAGATGAAGGGTCAGTGGTCCCTTTTTGGGAGGTTGTAACCAGAGAGTTGGTGCTGTTGTAGAAATTAAAGTGACACAGCTATGTCTCCCTTCCCAAAGTACAACTGTGGAAGTCCTGTACAACGTTATGATGTAACTAAAGTGAAGCTGCTGGGATTCAAAGATACTTTACATCTTCCAGGTGTGTATTGGCTCCTTCTGCCGGGTGGAATGCAATGAAAAGGAAATTGTCAAAGACTTTTGTTGcgtttttttagatgtttttattcTGTAACAGGAACGCTAGTCTGaatcaacggaagtacatttccaggataatcgCCTGACGTCCGGCGCATGCTGTGTCTGCAGCGTGAGCCACTTCCCTTaccttctgctctctgtgtgttgccgttctcaaactctgtttgcttcgggaaacaacaacaaacttcaagctatcaagctacatgctgaaaataAGGCATGTTTTGAATAACATTTGGACTGTGCAACAAGGTAGGTCagcttggttctttcggggaatgGTTGTAGAGATTTACAAATAATATGTGTACGGCATTTAATCTCTAACAGTAACCGATTGGTGGAGATTTGctgtggacaaaatacacacaacgaTACACTGGTAAGCCACTGGTAACCATGTATCTGGCTAATGTAAATAGCTGTAGATAGATGTTTCTGTActgtgtgaaaagttatttttatttaattttgtatgtggcgttttcttttgcggggtgcaaatgttccaacaAATCGAGTTCCTTCAGGAGACCATTTTGCAGGGCCACAGTtgttgattgtgattggtttaaagaaatgcattgaaccagagcgtttttttcccccatataGATTCtagaatgtatctgtggtgtagccagaccttactccacagtgtTGTGGCAATGGAAGACTACAGGGACCATTACGCAATGGATACTATTATGCAATAATaattttctttccctttcaaAATTGCTGTTTTCTTAAAATCACATATTTCATCAACTTATTTACATAAAAATTGAGAGATGGCAGGAAAAAACTGCTCTAATGTACCAGCTGTATGTGAAAGTttgtgaaagcatttttttgtaatttgggacATCTGTGATTTATATTCCCTGAAACTATTTCCAAGGGCAGGAGTAACACAGGTTATTGTATAAGTACTTCAAATTCAATAGTAGCTGAAGGCAGAGGGAAAGTCATTAGCCACTGGAGGTTAGCCAAAAGCTAGACAAAATCACTGGCATCTTTGAAATAACACTGCTCATAAGAATCACTGAAAAGAACcacaaagaagagaaaaggaaaaatagtacagaaagaaaagatgagGGATCAGCAGTCAGGATAATTGAAGAAAATGATAGATGATAGGGATAACGCCATTGCTGCTGCTCATGTGATTCGTTGTTCTCTGTGCTatatttctcttcctcttctgtaTTTCTGCACTCTCTAATAACACTGATAGCATTTGACAAATTGAGACATCGCAGTGTAGGTGgtgggtaacacacacacacacacacacacacacgtgtataaTAGATGGCATCATCAGAATGGGTTttatatacagacacacacacacacacacacacacacacacatattcccatacacacacacagagagacagacagacacacacagctacatacacacacagagacacagacagacagacacacacacacacacacacacacacacacacagacatcgtACTAGTTCCctgtttgtattattgtttcataaaaaagtcatattgccTACCATGCGATACAGCTGGTGGTAAGCGGGGTTCTTTGATACTTGTTTGATGTCAAATCTAACAGATATGGAACAGAACAACTCCAGGAAATACATTTAGTATTAGAAATGTTATCCAAGTGATGAAGAAAATGACTGGACATAAGTCCTCTGATCtctacacagacacagagacatttcCTGCACTTTGTTGATGTACAGAACCTTCACagcagtattgtgtgtgtgtgtgtgtgtgtgtgtgtgtttgtgtgtgtcctcctcAGATTACTTCCCTCAAACAGATCCATGTGTAAGTAggaaaggaaataaataaattagaggTCAGGCTGAAAAGTCCATGTGACAACATCTGTCTTGTCTATGTCTGTGTGATGAATTTTTTTCCAGAGATGTGATGGCCCAAAGTGGAAAGTGAGACAGATGAGGACACATCTGTAGTTGTGCAAAAATGACTCATGTGGGAATAGCAAATGCTACACTGGCAAATTAGACTCACGAGCAGCTCTCACCCCAGTGAATTCAACaccttttactttgtttttagcTCTAAGGTGACAGACAGGGAAGTCTGAACACAGGGAAGAAAATCTGGCTCAAACCTTATTATATCATATAATATGATATCAGAATATATCAAAATACCATGTAAACATTATATCCTAGTTTATCATTTATTAAGTATAAACCATTACATTATTTTAGAATATTATTATCAGAAAGCCAGAAGGGGTTAACAAGGTGCATGAGCTTTCTCTTACAAGCTTGGTTTACTACCTTATAATCTTGGATTTGTATTATTTACAGAACACAGCATTACTGAGAAAGAGCACAGTGTTTCTCTCTGCACCACCTGATATCAAGTGTTAACATGTGAGATACTACAGAGTAAGGGAAGAACGACGGGTGGTCTTGGTAGGAGATAGAGATGCAAATTCAccttgaatgtaaaaaaaaaaagaaaagaaaaagaaaccggTAACAAAAGATGAATGACAAGAGGGAAAAGGTGAgctgagagacagatagagataAACAGAcgtgagacagaaagagagacaggagggAGCTGACAAGGTTATCTAGCCGTGTGTGCGCCAACAGTTCTCTCCAAAAAGGACCGGCCTGTCTAAATGTCAACACAGTCCGGAGCAGCGAGGATATGCACTGAATAAGATACGCAGTTGAAAGATATGAGAGGGACACAGACTGAAACAGGGCAGCGGGGTCATATACGNNNNNNNNNNTCAGGTCGGtaacacaccaccacccacccacccacccacacagtcAGCGGATACACACGCAGAGCAATTAATTGAAACAAGTACCAAGTGTCTCTTCAAACtttaaacatcaacaaaaaaatcatatttattCCATTGTTTGAAAACAGAATTCATGCATTTTGTcctttaatataaatatattataactACCTCTGCAGAGAGTAaatattagttgtttttttttggtccctTCCCCACCACAACTGCTGCTTTAGACCTTTAACTTAGATTTTACACCCCCTGCAGGACTTTCTTTGTTACTGCAATCACACTCACTAAAGTGTTGATGCAGTTGATGCTAATGGATATTTTTTCATTCCAGAGGTTGGGACTGGCAGAAGGGGAGACAATTAGCTTGACACATAGCTGGTTTGAATATATCATTAATAGAAAAGGTCAAGAGAAActtcacattttaattaaactaaTAAATTAGGATGGTTCAAATCGACAGGTGATTTATCCTTTAATCTGTGCTTTGTGATTATTGATGACTGTAATGAACCTGGACATGAGTTTACATTCCCAACCGACAgcggcagatgaccgcccaccaaGACTCGGgttctgtcccaggtttctgcctgttaaaaggaagtctttcctcaccactgtggcaccaaatgcttgctctcgGGGAGGAATTGTACGGTCTTTGTGAATTATAGAGTGTTgtctagacttactctatctgtaaaatgttcTGAGATAACTACTGTTAGGAtttgataccataaataaaactgaattgaattctCAGTTATCTCTATGAACACTGACAAGGCTTATGTAAGATGAACACTCCTATCTTCCGTATGTACGGCACTAAGGGCCTCTTTATCAGCAGAGTCAGGAGGTAAGACATGACGTGGGGCATGTTTAATGTGGTGCTCTGAATGTACACTCCTAGTTTCATAATAACACATAATATGTGAGCAACTGTCAGTATGTCctatctttaaatatttattgatatggtaaattataaaatgttaaaaacacaaatggtaaaatacaataatgtataataactgGACTGGACCGAAAATTCTTGTGAAATGTTCACCTTTTTTAATTGAGAAACACATAATAAACACAACCACAGTCTATCTTTGTAGAACTGTAGCTTAATTTAATACAGTTAACTGACCTTAAAcctttaaatatatatagatactgTATTTAGTCAGTCATTCAGTTGGCTATACATATTGCAACTCTAAAGAAGGCATTAAACCGCTGTCCTTTTATTCACAATCAGTAAAGCTTAAAATATAGTTTGAAATCAGGCAGCACAGAAACCTTTGGCTACTCAAACATATGGAAATCGAAACCACATTCAGTAAAAGTTTTTAACAAGTTTGTGCTGATTTCATATGTGGAGGAATGCTCTGGTAAGATGCACTTCAGATTGGGACAAGGTCTGCCACTTGTGTGTACTTTACATGCCATTATCTAAATAAAACTTAAGATTTGTACAATGATTGGCCTGGATGTGTCTGTACACCGCTGAGTGAGGGGTCAGCTAACCTAGACAAGCAAAATGAGGAGGTGGTAGGTGGATGCAGGAAGTGGTTCAGGCATACAGAGGCTGGTAGCCACTCCTCTGGCTGCCACTTCTACAggtgatcacacacacactcagcatcCCAAAGAACTGCAACAGGAGAGagaaatgtaatcagacacatGCTCCTAAAATCGTTTTTCTGCAGCTTCGAGCGTTTAGTGATGCAACAAAATATTTTAGTTGCTGTGTTTGAATAGATTATTCAACATATCACACAATTAGTGCTAGGTTAGGCACTCCATCCATTTGGGAGGTACATGGCACGGAGGAGTATATTATATAGCCCGGCATTCCTTCAAAATACACCAGCAATTCATGTGTTTCTCATTGCACAGTCCCACTCTAGAGTGGGATTTACAATCCCACTCTGAGAATAACACAGCTGCTAAACTATATGTAAACGTGTATGTGACCGCCTTCACCTTGATGACGGCGAAGGCCAGAATGACCAGCATGGCGTAACCCAACACATCCTGTAGGAGGCGATCCAGCTTCGCCTCACAACCCTAAAATACATGCACAAGTACAGTGAGAGTAGAATTATAAAAGAGTCAAAAAAGAATCAAACATTTAAGTTATAGCCATTTTGATTAAATGTTTATGAATAATTGGTCNNNNNNNNNNACCGAGCAGTTTTTGCTCCATTTCTATACAAATTGGAGATTTGAGataattttttctttcatttgaacAAAGTTGGACATCTTCATTCTTCACTGAGTCGTCTAATTAAGACCAAGAGTCTGTATGTAGTCTAGTATGTACATTGAAAAATGTCTGTCTGAAATGTAGCTCTTAGTTCATCAAtcataaaaacattaacaatcaTACAATGTAAGATAGTTCCAGTTTCAAAGTATTCCCAGAGTCACAGctggagttaaaaacagttaggaaacaaaaccaaaaaaacagctTACAATCCCAATCTTACCACACATACACCCGACATGTTATTTAAAATCCCAAGTGGGCATGTGTGCTTCTGCATGATTTACCTGTATGTTAAGCAGGTCTGGTTGGTCCAGTCTGCCAGTGCACTGTGCGGTGCTGTTTTTACAGCAGGACACAGGCGCTGTGTTGTTGTGGCTTCTCGACCAGGTAGTGTTGGACCAGCTACTGTAATTCATGACACCACAGCATTGCAACTGgaaggagacaaagagagaccAGGAGTAGGAGGACTTAATACAGTactcaaaagaaaatatatatgacAGTGAACATGAGAAAAGGAAAGGGTGACGCTATATAATCAACTTTGTTGAGAAAGTTAGAGTACAcaagttattttttgttgtacgATGTGAGGCAGTCTTGTGTCTTCACACTTTCAATCAACCTGCTTTATCTTCTGCTATTACTGcatttcccagaatgcctttAGATAGACTCAGCGGTGTGATTATGGTGATTAAGAGCATGTAGGTGAGAGCATGTAGGTTATTTGTCCGTTTAGTAAATACCTCAAAATTAGGGCTGGCTAGCATGAGCAACATAGCATGGTATTATTTTAGCATATACTGTGATGTTGATATACAGTTAACCacagaaataatacaaaataaatcacCAATAAAATTTAGGCTACAGCTaaatgtgttgttggtgttgtaagatgtttttttgcttagaaggtaagagagaaagaaagactgaGGAGTAAATTGAAAGTACAAGAGAAGGAAATGAGAGCAAGCATATGAAAGAGAATGCAAGCAAAGCAGAAGAGGTTGAAGAGAGTGAAAGTACAACTGAGAAAACAAGCTATTTAAATAGAGTAGTAACACCAACCTGAGTCTGCAGATAGTCAACAGCTTTGGTCTCTGCGTTCTGTCCATCATACTTTATGAAGACTTCATTCATAGAGCGCTCCAGGTCTTTGTTTATCTgaacatacaacaaaaaaaaacacattgttggCAGCTGTGTACTTTAGTAATGGGCATACAAATTACTGTCAGCAGCAAACGAGAGAACGTGCATCTGGGACTCACCTTGCCTTGGTAGATGAAGCTAAATACCAGAGCAGCCACTTCAGCTGCAAAGATCCCCACGATGATCAGAAAGAACTGGAGGGGAAGAACATTTGAGATATCGACTGAGTAAAATAGAGTGAAGGGAACAAAACTGGAAAATGATGACTACCATTGTAAGTGAAACAGTAATTGTTGGCAGATTCATTTTCACCTTCaggccacagacacacaagcacacacttaCAAAGGTAAGGCCGACTTTGGATTCCCGGATTGTGGCGCAGCATCCCACCAGACCAAAAATGAACATCACCACGCTGACGCCGATGATGATAGCTGCCGGGACCAAAGTGTACTTGTCCTGAATGAAACTGTCAAAGTTGTCATAGCTCTTGATCACGTAGGCACCGACGTAGGCCAACGCTGCTCCTGCAGCCTGCAGGAGGAGAACACATCAAATGTTACACATCAAGGTGGTAATTCACAGTTGACAAGTTAGCAATATGGTTATGTTGTGAATAAACACACTTGAACACAGTttggattattattaaaagacattagttttcccttttttcgGTGTGTTAGACATAGTTGTTATTCTGGGAATAATCAAACCTCAGCATATTTAGACTGTTTTTCTCACTGTGCAGTAGTTGAAAGCGGCATGCAATTATATGTAAATAACCTTGATCAGCTAAAGCCCAAAGATATTTGTTCTCCCATCATTATCTGCTGTGATCTCATGGGATGAACACAGGCTGTGAGTGTCACCGATGGTCTGTCAGATGTGGATTAGGCATTACGTCACACCGTCATCCCCACTTTTCTAGAAGTCATGCTTCAGCAGTGAGCTCACCGATCATAAGACTACATGTATAGGGGGATTTTTTTGCGCATACACTTCACTAACTACAGAAATTTCAAGAACAGAGACAACCATTAAGAAAACAATGGCACTAAAGTAATGATCTCATAATCAGCTATCTTGACTTCCCTTTGCCCTTTGAAACTCACTGTAGCAGAAACTCCAGTCTGTGATAAAAGAACAATGGAACCGACTACGTAAAGCTACAAATATAACACTTTCGTGCTAACTGCAAATGAGATTACACTTAAATACAACGGTTTGTGTAAATCCTGCTTTTATATGCAGCCAGAACACTATAATAGAATCTTTTTCAGTATCACTTCCCCCGTACTAACTCAAGTCTGTGTATGTCTTTGTTAGAACgtgagtgtgttttgtgtggccTAACAATCAATTCATCCTCTACTTCAGCCTCATGACTCACTTCTTTTAATCACACCAGAGTCACGGGATCCCTGTGGGGTAGGTACTCCACATCCAGCCCACCCTTCCCCTCCTCCGCTTACCCCTAATCTTTCCAAAAATTCTGATCTTGTGCCTAACAAGCAGCACAAAGAGGCTTACACAATGTATAGCACCCATGCGCGGTGCCGCCTCTCTGGAATGTGAGAAACCTCTGAGGTGATGTCTCTTGATCAGATGCATTTAGCAGATCACTAGTGTATCTTAGAACAGGTTCCAGGGGGCCGACACAATGTGATTTGCAAATTATGCTTCCAAGCCTTCTCAACACATTGATCTTTTAAACTCATGATTTGCCACTTACATCACCCACTTTTAATTGAAAGAAAACTTTAATTACGCAATCCGATTTTATCGCAGGACCGTTACACAAAATGGAATTATtgtaattgtttaaaaaatcttttgaaaCTTTGGGGTCTTCTTTTTGGTTTGGTACAATGTTTAGCTGCACAATATGATCTTGTAAAGACGTGACAGTGCCAATGGGACAGTCCAAGTTTAAAAGGATAATttattatagatttttttaCCACATTTCCATAATAACTAGTATATTGAGTCAAATGTGTCAGTGGATTAAATCACAAGCAGTGCCACTGTGATACAACTAAGGCAttaatttaaccctcatgttgtttaaAGTGGTTGTTTTATAATTATGAATAATTATACTCAATTCTCAAAAAGTCTCTCTTATGCCCAAGTTATTATTAGCTTGTTTAAAATGTGCGCTTTCCCACAGTATAAACCAGCACTGAGAGCCTTGAGTGGCTTGATGAAATTCAGCAATGATGGTGGAGTtgatgataaaaaacaaatctaactCACGGCTATTTGAGGCCTGATGAATCAGAAGATGGACTCTCACTATTAGATTCTAATACATGGACATGGCTTGTTTAGTTTAGCAGCTTTGACAGACTACCTAACTGAGCCGCAGCTGTTTGAGAAAACAGTCAAATCCAGATGTGTGTGATGCTTTGAGATATGTGTTTTACAAATTAGAGGTGAGCTCTCATTCACTTTTCACTGCTTTAACCCTGCATGTGGCAGCACATGTGGTCCGGATGTGCGGGGGTCCAGCCTAGCTGgtgagaaaacaagaaaagactgatttttaaatatagaaatgGACGGAGGAAGGCATGTGTCTCtacacagagagaaataaaaagcacTAGACTGGAAATAAAAACTGAGAATAAGGAAGTGAAAAGTGGATGTGGATCCTTGAATTAAAGAGGTAAACCATACCCATGTTTCTTCTTGTAAATACCCAGGCACACAGGCCAGTTTTCTCTCTCAGTAATCAAATTACACAGAAGTCCACAAAGGTTTACTGGGTCCTTTCAAAACCTATTACCTCGGTAGGAGACAGAGGAAAGTTGAAAACTGGGGAAAGACATGAAGAAGGTGCTAATATGAGCCAAAAAGATAAAAAGCCAGGCAATGAACACTGGTCAGACTTTGATAATGAGTCAGAGTTCAAGCTGGCAATGTCGCAGCTTAATCAGCTGACCTCAGCTGGACTTAAACTCACATTATTGGGAAATGTTACTCATAGTCTTAAAGGAATCATTTGACTTTTTTTNNNNNNNNNNTTTTTAAAGGATGTGGACTATATTAGGATTCAGTAAAATGAGGGAGTACAGGCGATAGGGACTGTGCTGTCCCAAAAATCTGAGGCAGGACCAGGTCAAAACTCTGATTTCTAGGATATACCACTTAAAGCGCACATGACTAACTGGCTACACGTTAATAATAACGAACAACAATGATTGACAGAAAAAGTCAAATCTCTCCCGTTAAATGTCTCCCTCCTAGAAATCCGCCGGTATGAATTCAAAATCTCTGCAGGTGGAGAA belongs to Etheostoma spectabile isolate EspeVRDwgs_2016 chromosome 5, UIUC_Espe_1.0, whole genome shotgun sequence and includes:
- the tspan36 gene encoding tetraspanin 36, translating into MDCGIFTSKTVLLFLSLIFWAAGAALAYVGAYVIKSYDNFDSFIQDKYTLVPAAIIIGVSVVMFIFGLVGCCATIRESKVGLTFFFLIIVGIFAAEVAALVFSFIYQGKINKDLERSMNEVFIKYDGQNAETKAVDYLQTQLQCCGVMNYSSWSNTTWSRSHNNTAPVSCCKNSTAQCTGRLDQPDLLNIQGCEAKLDRLLQDVLGYAMLVILAFAVIKFFGMLSVCVITCRSGSQRSGYQPLYA